A region of the Verrucomicrobiota bacterium genome:
TGTTCGTCCAGGCGGCGATCAGTGCGTGGCAGAACTCCGTCACCGTGGACGAGTTCGCTCATCTGCCAGCGGGGTACATGTACTGGGCCAAGGGCAGCTTCGACATCTACCACCGCAACCCGCCGCTTGCGAAGCTCTGGGCCGCCCTGCCCCTGTTCCGCAGCAGCATGGACCGCGCCTTCATGAAGCAGAGCTTCATCTGGTCGGTGTCGTTCGAGTTCATGTACCGCAACGAGGCCGTGTACCGCACGCTGTTCTGGCGCGCGCGGATCATGATTGCGTTGCTTTCGGTCGGTCTCGGATATCTCGTGTTCCGTTGGAGCCGCGAGCTGTTCGGCATCGCCGGCGGGCTGTTGTCGCTCGCCGTCTACGCGCTGAGCCCGAACGTCATCACGCACTCGAGCATCGTGAGCACCGACCTCGGCGCGGCGGCCACGTTCACCCTTGCCTGCTATGCGCTCTACCGGCTTGCCGCGAAGTGGACGGTCTGGCATCTCGTGTTCGCCGGCGTCACCGTTGGGTTGGCGATCCTCACCAAGTTCACCGGCCTCATGTTGCTGTTCGTGGCGCCCCTGGTGCTCGTGCTCGTTGCGCTGCTCGGGCGACGCGAGCCGGAGCTCGAGGCCGCACCGTGGAGGACGCACCTCGTCCGCGGCCTGATCACGCTCGGCGTCATCGTCGTGGCGAGCGTAATCATCGTCAATGCCGGCTACGCCTTCCGGGGCACGCTGCAGCCGTGGAGCGCGTACGCCGACGAATACGGCATCATCGGCGCGCTCGGAGAGTCGTTCCTCGCGCCGCTGGCGGCGCCGTTTCCCGAGGCGTTTGTGCGTGGGCTGGCCGAACAGCGTGCCGCCTCGGTCGAGGAGCAGTTCCAGTTTCTCTGGGGCACCGCGTCCGATCACGGCTGGTGGACCTACTACGCCGCCGCGTTCCTGCTCAAGGTCCCCATCGCCACGATGGGCCTGCTCGTGCTTGCAGTCTATGCCGGGATGCGGCGCTTTGACCGGCGTGCGTTCATTTTTCTCGTCGTGCCCGCGCTGTTCTTCTTCCTCGTGTTCTCGTTCGGCACGCGCGTCAACATGGGCATCCGCTACATGCTGCCCGCGTTGACGCTTATGTTCATCTTGTTCGGCGCCATCGCGCGCGACGATGCGCCGGCGCCGCTGTGGCGGCCCGCGTTCCTCCTCATGCCGGCACTCCTCGTCGTCTGGCTTGCCGTCGAAGCGGCGATCACGTGCCCGCAGTACCTCGCCTACTTCAACGAGTTCGCCGGCGGCCACGGAGAACGTTATCTCATCGACTCGAACTGCGATTGCAGCCAAGACCACATCCGCCTGCGCCGCTATCTCGAACGCCACGGCATCGAAGAGCCGTACCTCGCCACGTTCGGCCGCGTCGACGCGAAGGTCTACGGCGTCGCCTACAAGCCGCTTGAACCGAACACGCCGGTGACCGGCGACGTGTTCATCAGTATCAACCTGTACAGCGGCTATCCCTACCTCACGCCGAACAACGGCGGCCACCCGATCCGCGTGCCGCGCGACGGCTACGCCTGGCTGCACGACCACAAGCCGCTCGGCAAGGTAGGCGGCTCCCTCTACCATTTCCGCATCGAGCCCGAACTCGACGCGCCCGGCCGAGACGCCAACACCCATGGCTGAACTCGACGAGCCCCACGCTGATCAGCACAAGGAGGCGCGCGCAGCGGCCGAACGCGAGAGAACCGAACTGCGCCAGCGGCAGATGCGGCTCCAGCGCGAAGCGATCCGCAGCGCGGGCATCATCCTGCTGCTCGTGCCGGTGCTCGTCGTGCTGCTCTTCGCCACGCTGTGGCCGTGGCCCGCGTGGTTCGCCTCGGAGCTGCCCGCCGGCGCCGACGCTGCACGTGACGCCTGGCGCCTGTGCTGGCGCGCGCAACGCCTCGCCGAGGGCCGCGTGCTCCCAGCCTGGACCGCGCCGATGTACTACCCGCGCGCGGGCACCGCGTGCTTCGATGAGCCGCTGGTCGTCCCGGCATTGATCAGCCTCCCGGCGTACTACGCGACCGAGAACGCGGCACTGACGTACAATGCGACGCTCCTCGCGTTCTGGGTGCTTTCCGGCATCGGCATGTACCTGTTCCTCCGCGAGCTCGGCGTCGGACGCATGGCGTGCGCCTTCGGCTCGATCGCATTTGTGCTCCTGCCGCTTCGCACGGCGCACCCGGGCGACCTGAGCCTGCACCTGTGCGCCGGCGTGCCGTTCGCGCTCATGCTCGTCACGCGCTGGCTGCGCACGCAGGAGCGGCGCTGGGCGTTTCTGCTCGCACTCGTCGTGTGCGCCCAGGGGATGGCCGTCGTCGGCACCGCGCTCGCGCTGGCCGTTGCGGTGCCCATGGTCATGCTCGTCGCGCTGGCGCGCCGGCGCCCGACCCCGTTCTTCGACCGCCCCCTCTACACCAGCGTCGGCATGATCGTCCTCATACCATTCGTTGTGCTCGCTGCATTTCTCGATCCGGTCGCCGCGCATCGAGCAGCGGATGAACGCCCCGCCGCCGACCAGCCCAACGACGACGGCCTGCACCCCCTCGCCTACCTCAGCCCGGACGAGGGAAGCCTCGTTGATGCGTTCGCTTTACCAGGAGGCGCACAAGGCAAGAGCCTGTTCCCGGGCGTGGCCGTGCTCCTGCTTGCGCTCGCCTACGCCTTCTTCCAGCGCCAGATGCTGCGCCGCGTGCCGCCCGAGAGGCGCGTCCGTCAGACCATCATCACCGTCCTCGGACTCGCGCGACTCTCGCTGTGGCTCGTCCTGGTTGTCGTTGTGGTCGGCAGCGCGGTGTCGCCGGGCGCATGGGAATCGCCGGCGCGCCTCATCGGCCCCATGCTTGTCGGGCTGCTCGTGCTTACCCTGCTGCTGGCGTTCCTCGCGTGGCGGCGGCCACGTGCCCTTGGCACCGCGCTCATGCACGGACTCGGCCTGGCGGCACTTGTCTGCTTCATCCTCAGCCTTGGCGCGGAGATCGCGCCGAGCGTCGCGTCGCCCCTGCCCCAGGCTGGCGACGCCAGCCAGCTTCTCGCGACACTTGTGCCGCCGGCGCGGTTCGCCATCGTGCCCATCGTCTTTCTCGTCACGGCGGCCGCGTGGATTCTCGACGAACTCGCTGCACACCGCCGGTTCCGGTGGCTGCCGGTGCCCGTGCTGCTGCTCGTCTGCGCCGAGTCCCTTGTGCTTCCCAACGCGTTCCAGCCGGGCCGGCCCGACGAGCATTGGCCCCTCGGCGGACAAGTCCAGCTCGATCCGGGCCGCTTCACGCTGTTCGCGCTTCCCGGCGGCAACGTTGAGACTGATGCGCGCTGGCTGCTCAATTCGGTCGGTCGTTTCGATCTGCTCGTCAACGGCTCGTCGAGCGTCGAGCCCGCCTGGTACCGCGAGCTTGTCGACACGTTTGAGCGCGGCGACTTCGAGTCGGCGTCGGCCCTGCTGCAGGAGCTCTGGCCAACGCCCTATCTGCTCATCGACCGCGAGACGCTGCCCGAGCACGGGCACACGTTTCCCCTTGACGCGGCGCGCATCGAGAAAGAATGGTGGAGCGTATTCGACGACGGCCGCTACGTGCTCTACGAACCGGCGCTCAAACCGACAGCACCACCGGTCATCCGCAAGCGGGTTCGCGCTGACCTTGCGCGTACGCACCGGCTGCTGCGCCTCAAGGCGCGCGTGAAGTTCGCCGATCCCGAGCTCGAACCGTACGTCGTCGTGAGATGGAACGGCCAGGGCGGCGACCAACCGTTCGCGCTCACTTCGACGTTTCAGGCGCTCGACTTCGATGCGCGCGAGCGCTGGGTCGGACGGCCCGAGGGCGACGTGGTGACGATCGCGCTCGTCCTCAAGCAGGGCGATGAGTTCGTTCCGCCCACGGAGGCGCTCGCGGCCCGAGGGATCGTAGACGCATGGGAAGTGGTCGACGTCGAGTTTTTCAGAGTCACCCGTCGTTGACCGGTGGTGAGAAGCGTGACTGACAGCAAGAGCCGATTCCTGCACTGGAGCGTGCCGCTCGCCCTCGTGCTTGTCGGGCTGGCGCTCGGCCTTGTCACGAGCTGGCCTCTGCCGAAGCACTTCGCGACGGCTGTGCCCTATACGATGTCGGCCGCGCCCGATGCGCGTACGATCGGCATGATCGAGGGCGATCACCTCCAGTACATCTACCACCTCGGCCAGCCTCGACTCGCCGTCGAGGGACGCGCGCCCTGGTTCCGCAACACATACGAGTTCGCCGGCCCGTACGGTTTCAGGGAGTTCTACGTCTACTTCCCGACGGCGCTGCTCTACTGGCCGCTCTCATACGTAAGCGACGCGTTCGCGTTCAATGCGATCATCCTGCTGTCATTCGTCGGGTCCATGATCGCCGGCTACGGCCTGGCACGCGTCTGGGGCGCCAGCCGCCTGGGCGCCTTTTGTGCCGGCGTCGTGCTTACGCTCTTTCCCGCGCGACTTGCGGCGCTCTACGGGGGCCATCCCGGGGGCTCGGCTTTCTTTCTCTTCGCGATGGCGCTCTGGGGATTTGAGAAGAGCTGGGATCGCGGTCGTACCGGATGGAAATGGCTCGCGGCCTTGTCGCTCGTGTTGCTCGCGCGCCTCGACCCGCACTACCTCTTCTACCTCTGCTTCCTGCTGCCGTTCTGGGCGTTCTGGAAGCTCGCCGAGGCGGGTGCGTTTGCGCACCACGACAGCACGCCGCCGTCGAGAAAGAGGCGCGCGATCGACGCGCTTCCGGCGTTTGTCGCCGCGCTGATTGCCGCCGGTTCGGTCCATTTCAACCAGATCCGTCTCCACGTCATCGAAGGCTTCGGGCCACAGATTATCGCGCTCGCCGCGTTCTTCGTGTTCGTCGTGCTGGCAATGCGCTGGATCATCGCCCGCGTCGTGGATTGGCTCGGCGTCACCGATGAATCGTTCCGGCGCCTGTGGTTCACCGTGCCCTGGTTCGCGCTGTGGCTCCTTGCGTTCTACTTCCTGGCCGGCTACGTCGAGAAACCGCAGTTCGGCCTCCGGCTCGTGCGCGCTTGCGTCGGCCTGTTCGTCCTCGCGCAGGCCATCTTCCTCGTTGTGGCTGCAGAGCGCAGGCTGCTCTGTCCGGGCCGAATCGAGATCCCGTGGCGTCGCATCGTTGGGATGTGGCCCGTGTTTGCCGGGCTCGCCCTCGCCGTCGCGTACGCCATGTACCTCAAGCTCGCCGTCTTCGACGTGAGCGGCGTCAAGGGCGGCCGCACCCTTCACGAGGTGCGGTTGTTCTCCGTGCCATTCGACAAGCTGTTCGCCCACACGCCGGGCAACGAGGCGTTCGTCGGGTGGATCCCGCTGCTTGTCGTCGTGGTGTTCGCCGTGGGGATCGGATTGCATCGAACGGTTTCGCTGGCTGAGCATCAGTCCCGTCGGCGATTCTGGATCGCCTCAGCCCTGTACTTCCTCGGGCTGCTGCTCACGTGCGGACCGTTGGTGAGCGCGTACTTCCCGCTGTACGAGTCACTCTACCGACTCGTTCCGTTTTTCAGCTTCACGCGCGCGACAATGAAGTACGCCGTTTTCACGGCGACGTTCGGCGCCGTGGCAACGGGCTTGGCGCTCACGTTCGGCTCCAGGCCCAGTCGCAGGAGCCGTTTCAGCCGCGTCTTGAACGTGGCCTGGCCAACAGGCATCACCCTGGGTGTAGTGCTCGCTTCTGTCGTCGTTACGCGGGTCGGCGTCAGCATCCTGCCTCACGAGAACAAGGCGTACGCGCACGTCGCCGAGCACTCGCAGGGCGCGCCACTGCTCGAGTTGCCGATCTGGCCGGGTGACAGCGCCCACTCCGCCGTCTATCAGTACTGGACGCTGCGTACACATGTACCGACGATCAACGGCTATTCGCCCACCGTGCCCGCCGGCTATATCGAGCACATCTCGTGGCCGCTCTACAATCTGAACTTCGGCCACTTCGGCCGGCGCGAGGTGACGCTGTGCAAGGAACTCGGCGTGCGCTTCATCAACTTCCACGAGGAGGTGTTCCCGCGACAGGTTTCGCCATTCCCCGCAACAACCTCGCTCAAGCTGCTTCGCCTCAATCCGAACCTCCGTCTCGTAATCGAAGACGGCCCCGTCCACCTCTTCGAGATTCTCGACGCGCCGGCGCAGGATGTCCCCATCGGGCATGCACCATTCCTCACGCGCTACGTGCCGCTCGACCAGCTCAAGAGGCAAGTCGGCCGCCTGATCGAGGACAACGAGGCACAGGACGGGCAAGCGCTCATCTCAGACGGGCGCGAGGGCCAGCTCTTCTATGGGCCGTTTGCCGTGCTGCCGGGCGGGGACTACGTCGCCCTCTTCCGCATCAAAGCGCACGCGTTCAAGCCCACTGACGAGATCGGCGTGCTCGACGTTTACGCGAAGCGCGACAAGACCCCGCCGCCCGCCGGACCGCTCGTGGTGCTCAAGCTCACCGGCGCCGATTGGCAAGAGGCGGACGGCTATCGTCTCGTCGAGGTGCCATTCTCGCTCGACGGCGCGCAGGTCGTCGAAACGCGCGGCTGGTTCTCCGGCACGCCCGGCGCGTCACTCGCCCTCGACTACGTCTTCATTCAGAGTGCACCACGCGGCAACACGATCCGCCTCGAAGCCGAGGAGTTCTTCCACGCCCCCGCCCGGCTCGTGGAAGCACACGATGCGTCTCAGGGCCTTCTTCTCGAGTTTGACGAACAGGCGGAGACCGGTCAGGCTGCCCTGGAAGAGCGATTCGTGCTTCTTGACGCGCAGACGTATTCCATGACATACGGGACCGCAGGTCTCGCCGACCGCCGTTTGTTGGGGGACTTCCAGATCCGACGAGCAGGCGGCGATGCCCTTGCCTGCGACGCCAAGGAGGCAACGTTCGAGGTCGAGCAACGTGCTGTCTACACCATCTCATTCCAGTCCGCCGGGCATCTCAAGCATCTCGACTACGTCGAGCTCATGCTTGTCGAAGCGCCTCAGCCGCCCGAGGAGTGAATCACGTCAATCCGGCCGATCTCGACAGCGTCGCGGTTGACAGGCAGGTCCGTTGTCGGCTTGAGACGCTTCCGGGTATTGCGCCAGTTCAATACGCCGAGGCGGATGATCATCTCACCGGAAGGGCAATCGGCGGATACGACAAACGTGTGCTCGTCGAGCAGGCGGCAGCGCGGCACATCCGTTGGCCCAAGCACTGGAAGGCGCACTGCATGATCGGCTTGGAACCGGATCGTCTCCTCGTCGAGGAAATGAACGAACACGGGGAGACGCGCTCCAGGCATGCTTCCCTCGAACTCCCACACGAGCTGGAGCGTCGCCCGCTCGCCCGCGACAAGCGTCGCCGGCTCGATCGAGTAGCCAACGAGCCTGACACTCCTCGAGAACCGGACCGGCGTCTCATGCTGTGGCGTGAGCTTCTCAAGTGTCGCTCGTGCTTCCGCATCGGTCGGCGCGAGTGTGTCGAGGTTGGCCGGGATTCCGGCAAAGGTCTCGAACGCGCGATGATAGTAGCGCCTCGCGCGTTCGGCATCTCCTTCGCGTTCAAGACTCTCACCGCGCTGCTGGTACCACGCCGCCGTCGCGACACACGCCGTGCCGACAAGCGTGAAGCGGTCCCACTTAAGCCCGCCGAAGTCCGCGTACGCGCCCGGGCATGCCGTTACAGCAAGCGCGGTGTAATGCGGAAACTCGATGCGCTGCACTGACACCTCGCCGACCGTTGCCTCCTCGATCCGGCGCCCACATTCGTCCGCGTGCGCGTTCTCGACGACGATCGCGACGCCATCGCGAATTGAAACGGTCCGCGACACCATGGACTCCAGATGGAGCGAGTCGTAGTGCGGCAGTACGCCCGGCCGCGGCGGCGGGAGGCGCTCGATCCTGCGGCTCAGCCACTCATCGCAATAGGCGAATGTGACCCCGCACGCGGCCAGGGTCATGCTGATATCGGCCGCCTCGTTCTCATCGGGCAAGCCCCGTTCGCCGGCCGGCGCGTAGAAATACGCCTCCTGGATGCCCCACTCCTCAATCTGCTTCTTGGGCGGCCGAAACCCGTCGAGCCTCAGATACCGCACCCGCACCGGTGAAAACCGGCATTCCATCGCCGGCAACTCCCCGCGATGGTAGAGCCGGTTGCCGGCGATGTACGTGGACGCCTCTCGCGGTTTGACCGTTTCGACAGGCAGCCACGCCTCGTCGTCCTCTCGCGCACCCAGCGTGCCCATGATTTGCAGAGCGACCGGATAGTCCCACTCATGTTCGGCGACCAAGCGCAGGCCGCCGATCTCGACGGCCTCCCCGAAGTCCACGATGATCGTTCCCTTCGCGTCGAAGCGGTCGCAAACCCAGGTCTCCTCGTTCCGGTCGATCAGCCATTCGGCGCGGTCGGGGTTGAGCGACGCCGTTCCGTATGACACGCCCTTCGGCTCGACGACGCGCAACGTCTGCGTCGGCATCGCAAAGCCGTAGAACACCGCCTGCTTTGCGCCGACTATCGGCTCGGGCGCGGTCACGCCCAGTGTGCGCAGCGTCTCGCGGAACGCCGGAATGCCGCCGGGGTGCTTGGCGATAGCCGTCTCGTCGGATGCTGCCGCGTCAACGGCGTACGGGTAGTAGCGCTCGCGATACGAATGGACGAAGATGGTTTTCTCGCGTGCAACAAACGTCAATGGGTGCCCCTCAAGGTCGTCGACCATGACGTAGCGCAGGCCGGCGCGTTCCACCTCGTTGACGAACGCCTCCATTTCGGCCATGCGACGCGCACCGGCGCCAGAGCCTTTGCCGTGGCCGACATGAATATGCGTGGCGATGTTGAAGGCGATCACTACGCCGGCGAGCACGCCGGCCGCCGTCGTGCTCCACATCCACCGCAACGCCAGCGGCGCGGCAAAGATCGCGCACACGCCGAGGTAGAACGGCACAAAGAAGCGCGGCCCGCGCGTCGCCGCCATCGGGCTCGGCAGGAACATCGCCGCGTAGACAAGCACGAACGCGAGCGGCACCAGCGTCGCCTTGAGCAACGGCGCGTACTTCGCGCGCGCACGTCTGCCGCGCACGCGTGCGCGACGGCCACGCACGGCACCCACGATGCCTACCACGAACGCGCCGACGAATCCCGCGGCCGCCAATGCATACGCCGCGATGCTGCCCGTTCTGCCCACCCCAAGCGGCGAGCCTTTGAAAAGCAGTTCTTCGACGTAGTAGGTGCCCACGAGCTCGACGTTCGTCTCGATGAGTCCCGAACGGTGCGCCCGGAAGCCGAACAGCGGTTTCACTCCGACTTGAAGAGCCGTCATGATGACGGGCGCAAGCGCCACGACAAGCACAACAGACGCGCCAAGAAGCTTGATGAGCAAGCCGCGTCTGAGATGCTCGCGCACGACGTGCGCCACAAGCAGCCCGAAGCCGATGACGAGGTAGGAGGCGCAGAGCGGGTTGTTCCAGATCGCGATTCCGGCGACCGCAGCCAGCCCGATGAGGCACCACGACTCCGTTCTTGGCGAGATGGGTCGCGCGTTGAGCCGAGCACCGAAGTAGACGATCAGCGTGCCGAATGCGAACGTCGTCGGGTACCCGAGCAACGGCACAACGGAGTACCACATCACGGTGAACGGCGCAAACGCCACCAGCGCAGCGGCGAGCACTCCGCCCCATCGCCCGACGAGCCGCCCGAACAGCAGATATGTCGCGAACACCCAGAGCAGCGCAAACGGCACCATCGCGAGGCACAGCGACTCCGGCGACATACCGAACACGGCGAACATGAGCGCGCCGACGTACGCGCCGAGCGCCGCGACGTAGTGATACCCGTAGAAGTACAGGGGCGTTTCGCGTCCCTGCAGGATATGCAGCGACATGAGCGCCGCCGTACCGTGGTCGTCCTTGAAGTAGTAGGCGCTGTGGATGAAGTCGACGCGGATGAGCAGCGCGCCCAGAAGCACGACGACAAGCGCAAGCCTCGGCCACAGTCGGGCATGTGGCCGCGTCTCCCGCACGCTTGTCGGGGCGGTGGCTTCAGACGGCGTCACCGGTGTCACAGGTCCCCTCTCCTCACCGAGCCGAGAAGCGGCTGCCACCCGGCCGGCCTCTCAGCGGAACACGTTGTACTTGAGAATGTACCAGAGCGCCCGGAGGCCGTCGCGCCACGTGATCTTCTTCCCCTGCGCGAACGTGCGTCCGTAGTACGAAATGCCGACCTCGTAGACGCGTACGCCGAGCCGCGCCACCTTGGCCGTCACCTCCGGCTCGAACCCGAAGCGATGCTCGGCGATTGTGATCCGCTGAAACACCTCTGCGCGGAAGACCTTGTAGCATGTCTCCATGTCCGTCAGGTTGAGGTTCGTGAGCATGTTCGACAGCAGCGTCAGCCCCTTGTTCGCCAGCATGTGCCAGAAATAGAGCACACGGTGCGCCTCGGAGCCGACAAAGCGCGAGCCATAGACGACATCGGCCTTGCCCCCCTCGATCGGCGCGAGCAACTTCGGGTATTCGGCTGGATTGTACTCGAGATCGGCGTCCTGGATGAGCACCACGTCGCCGGTCACGTGCGCTTGCGCGGTGCGAATCGCGGCGCCTTTGCCCCAGTTCATCTCGTGGTAGAACACGCGCACGCCCTCGACGCCATCGTGGCGAGCCAGGACGTCGCGCGTACCGTCCTGCGAGCAGTCATCGACGACGAGGATTTCCTTCTCATACCCAATGGGCGCCGCCTTGACCTGTGCGAGCAGCGTATCGAAGCTGTCGCGCTCATTGTAGACCGGGATGATGATTGAAAGTCTCATGAGCCGCTATCCCATACCAGGATGAAAGCCACTGACGCGCCAAGCCTCTCCTGACCTATGATGCCCCGGCGGGCAAGTCAACACACACCGTGTAACGCTCGGCCGGCTACATTCCCTTGAAAACCCTGCGAAGCTTCTTCTTTGCGCGCGACAGCATGCCCACGAGCGCCACGCCCAACCGGCTGTACAGCAGCCAGTACGCGAGCGCCTTGAGCTTGTTGCGCCTCCAAAACACACGGAAACAGAACAAGCGATACGCCCGGTTCACCACCTTGGCCGGAAATCCCGGCAGCTTCAGATAGCACGTCCGATACGCGATGTACCGCTCGGGCACATGCCCATCGGCCGGGACATACCCCTCGCGGACGCAGAGGTCGTACAGCTCCGTGCCCGGATGCGGCCAGAAGACGCTGCAATTCGTCACGTCGGTCCGGAGCCGCTGGTTGAGTCGCACGGTCGCCATGTGCTTCTCGGGCGTCTCACCCGGCAGCCCGACCATATTGAGTGTCTTGACTTGCAGCCCGGCGCGCTGCGCGCACTCGATAGCGGCGATGATCTCGTCGTTGCTCATCGTCCGCTTGAGCACCGTGCGACGGAGTTCCTCGTCGCCTACCTCGACTCCGAAATCGACGCGCCGCGCACCCGCCTGCTTGAGCAACTGCATCGTCTCATCATTTGTCACCTCGACGCGCCCACAGCAGATGAACGGCACGCCGACTTCCTTCGGGTATCGCTCGGCGAACTCGCGCAGCCGCCGCCGGTCGAGCATGAAGATATCGTCGTCGAAAAAGATCTCCTCGAACGTAAAGCGCGCCTTGAGCATCTTGAGCTCATCGAGCAGGTTGTCGATCGAGCGGAAGCGCACGTAGCGCCCCGGTTGCGCCGCCGCGAGGATGTGGTTGGCGCAATAGGTGCACTTGTACGGACAGCCACGCGAGGCGAGCACACGCATCTGCCCCATGCCGTAGCGGTCGATGTTCTGCTGCACGTCGAACAGGTCCCAGTCCTCGACCGGCAGCTTGTCGATCTCGGCGATGAACGGCCGCGGCGGTGTCTTGACGATCTCGCCTTCGCGCTTGACCCAGAGCCCCTCGACCGTCGCCGGATCGCGCCCGCTCTCGAGTGCCTCGACGAGTTCGAGCAACGTCAGCTCGCCCTCGCCGATGCAGACCGCATCGAGCCGGTCGATCTTTTCGAGCATCTGTGGGAAGCACGTCGCGTGCGGCCCGCCGACGATCGTGAACGTGCCGTCGCGCGGCACGGCGTTGATGAGTTCGCCGACCTGCTCGGCCTGCTCGGCCGCTACGTAGAAGCCGACGACCTGCGGCCGCGCCTCGGTCAGTCGTGCGGGCCATTCGTCGAGCTCGTGCGCGCGGCTGAAATACGCCAGGGCCACCTCGTGACCGTGCTGCTTGAGCACCGCCGAGATGGACATAAGCCCATGCTGAAGTCCCAGCGCCCCGAAGCGCTGGTTCACCTCAACGAATCCGAGCAGGATCTTCATCCGATGCGTCTCTCCAGAATGGATGCCCCGTCACGAGCCAAGCTCGGCCCGCAGAATCACGGGCGAGCCGAGCAGCCGCGTCAGCCCGAGCCGCCGCGCGACGTCCTCCGCACGCGCCGACCAGCCGGGCCGGCCGACGGCCCGATGGACGACCATCGGCACGAGAAACTCGTCGACTCGTCCGGTCACCCTGTACCCCGCCGAGCGGAATGCCGCCCGCACGTCGTGTTCGAGAAATGTCAGGTAGTGGCGCGTGTTCTTCTCGACATTCTTCTTCACGTGGAACAGCAGCGGCGTCAGGACATTGGCGCTCGCGAGCGGCGCGTAGTCCACGACCACCGCATGCCGCGCCACCCGGCACAGTTCGCCCACGAGCCGCCGCCAACCGACGACGTGCGCCAGCAGGCGGAATGAGACAACGACGTCGAAACTCGCATCCGCGTACGGCAGCTCGACGACGCTGCCCGTCTCGAACGCCACCTCCACGCCCGCGCGGCCCGTTGCCCTGTCGAGCCGCTCGCGGCACGCCGGCGTACTGCCGAGGACGGTCACCGCATAGCCTTCCCGCGCCAGCGGCACAGCCACCTGCGCGTGGCCACCGCCCACGTCGAGCACGCGGCCACCGCGCCAGGGGCGCACGAGATCCAGACACGCGCGCTCCTGCACACCAAGGAACCACTCGCCCACCGGGCCTGAGAAACGCCGGGCATAGCCGTCAGACGACGTCTCCACGTCCGGCGCCGCGCCGGTGATGGCATGCTTCTGCCGCTCGACCATGCGCAGGAGTGTAGCCGCCCGGACGGCACCCGTCAACGCAGCGGTGCGCACCGCCCACGGACAACTCGGCTGTTGACTCGACGAGGCAGACGCCGCATCCTCCGCCCGACATGGCAGAGACACCGCCCGACATAGCCGAGCCCACACCGCCGCGCCGCACGGCCCGCCGGGTCCTGCTCGTTGCCGTCAAGCTCACCGTGGCCGTCGCACTCCTCTACGTGCTGCTGCGCGACATGCAGTGGTCCGACTTCCGCGACGACCTTCGGGGAATCCGCTGGCCGTGGTTCGCGCTCGCCGTGTTCCTCCACCTGCCCGGCTACTTGATCAGCGCGTACCGGTGGCGCCTGCTGCTCGTTGCCCAGGGCGAACGCATTTCGCTCAGAAAGCTCGTCGAATCCTACATCGTCGCCACGTTCTTCAACTGCACGCTGCTCGGCACGCTCGGTGGCGACGTCGTGCGCCTGAGGGACACCGGCTTGGGCCGCAAGCGCGGCGCGCAAGCCGCGTCGTCCATCCTCGTCGAGCGGCTCACCGGCCTCATCACCATGGTGCTCCTGGCCGCCGCCGGCATGGGGCTGCTCGCCCTCACCGGCGGCATCTCGACACGCTTCGGCGTCCTCGTCTGGGGCGCGCTCGGGCTCTTTGCCGTCTCCTGCGCCGGCCTCGTTGTCCTCACCCATCCGCGC
Encoded here:
- a CDS encoding B12-binding domain-containing radical SAM protein, which gives rise to MKILLGFVEVNQRFGALGLQHGLMSISAVLKQHGHEVALAYFSRAHELDEWPARLTEARPQVVGFYVAAEQAEQVGELINAVPRDGTFTIVGGPHATCFPQMLEKIDRLDAVCIGEGELTLLELVEALESGRDPATVEGLWVKREGEIVKTPPRPFIAEIDKLPVEDWDLFDVQQNIDRYGMGQMRVLASRGCPYKCTYCANHILAAAQPGRYVRFRSIDNLLDELKMLKARFTFEEIFFDDDIFMLDRRRLREFAERYPKEVGVPFICCGRVEVTNDETMQLLKQAGARRVDFGVEVGDEELRRTVLKRTMSNDEIIAAIECAQRAGLQVKTLNMVGLPGETPEKHMATVRLNQRLRTDVTNCSVFWPHPGTELYDLCVREGYVPADGHVPERYIAYRTCYLKLPGFPAKVVNRAYRLFCFRVFWRRNKLKALAYWLLYSRLGVALVGMLSRAKKKLRRVFKGM
- a CDS encoding glycosyltransferase family 39 protein, translating into MTEHDTTSTQPQRPAWRVWLTRRHAFIVVLLLIVLFVQAAISAWQNSVTVDEFAHLPAGYMYWAKGSFDIYHRNPPLAKLWAALPLFRSSMDRAFMKQSFIWSVSFEFMYRNEAVYRTLFWRARIMIALLSVGLGYLVFRWSRELFGIAGGLLSLAVYALSPNVITHSSIVSTDLGAAATFTLACYALYRLAAKWTVWHLVFAGVTVGLAILTKFTGLMLLFVAPLVLVLVALLGRREPELEAAPWRTHLVRGLITLGVIVVASVIIVNAGYAFRGTLQPWSAYADEYGIIGALGESFLAPLAAPFPEAFVRGLAEQRAASVEEQFQFLWGTASDHGWWTYYAAAFLLKVPIATMGLLVLAVYAGMRRFDRRAFIFLVVPALFFFLVFSFGTRVNMGIRYMLPALTLMFILFGAIARDDAPAPLWRPAFLLMPALLVVWLAVEAAITCPQYLAYFNEFAGGHGERYLIDSNCDCSQDHIRLRRYLERHGIEEPYLATFGRVDAKVYGVAYKPLEPNTPVTGDVFISINLYSGYPYLTPNNGGHPIRVPRDGYAWLHDHKPLGKVGGSLYHFRIEPELDAPGRDANTHG
- a CDS encoding flippase-like domain-containing protein; protein product: MAETPPDIAEPTPPRRTARRVLLVAVKLTVAVALLYVLLRDMQWSDFRDDLRGIRWPWFALAVFLHLPGYLISAYRWRLLLVAQGERISLRKLVESYIVATFFNCTLLGTLGGDVVRLRDTGLGRKRGAQAASSILVERLTGLITMVLLAAAGMGLLALTGGISTRFGVLVWGALGLFAVSCAGLVVLTHPRVARRLAALLGRLVPPGGRLGQKLADALEVFRTNRRPVYANLAWALLLQVNVAAHWFCLALALGVPAVRETPLQCAFAFMAIVPLITLVLMLPLTPGGAGVRELTLRQLRQGLGFAATHAGAASVVLMGWLQVVSVLAYGAAGFVIFIARSFRARRH
- a CDS encoding class I SAM-dependent methyltransferase codes for the protein MVERQKHAITGAAPDVETSSDGYARRFSGPVGEWFLGVQERACLDLVRPWRGGRVLDVGGGHAQVAVPLAREGYAVTVLGSTPACRERLDRATGRAGVEVAFETGSVVELPYADASFDVVVSFRLLAHVVGWRRLVGELCRVARHAVVVDYAPLASANVLTPLLFHVKKNVEKNTRHYLTFLEHDVRAAFRSAGYRVTGRVDEFLVPMVVHRAVGRPGWSARAEDVARRLGLTRLLGSPVILRAELGS
- a CDS encoding glycosyltransferase family 2 protein, which produces MRLSIIIPVYNERDSFDTLLAQVKAAPIGYEKEILVVDDCSQDGTRDVLARHDGVEGVRVFYHEMNWGKGAAIRTAQAHVTGDVVLIQDADLEYNPAEYPKLLAPIEGGKADVVYGSRFVGSEAHRVLYFWHMLANKGLTLLSNMLTNLNLTDMETCYKVFRAEVFQRITIAEHRFGFEPEVTAKVARLGVRVYEVGISYYGRTFAQGKKITWRDGLRALWYILKYNVFR